From a single Solanum dulcamara chromosome 4, daSolDulc1.2, whole genome shotgun sequence genomic region:
- the LOC129885061 gene encoding uncharacterized protein LOC129885061 — protein MLNNCIQAHPPSRVRRKVYEFSCLLPDTLKFERVPHGDIWESLFNNHIPGKEDIGLYFFTSEKERFKRYFALVEFMRSKDLVMRTLINDVELLILASTTLCSDSQKWNREYFIWGLFYRMGQDTDGCAKEAATK, from the exons ATGCTCAATAATTGTATCCAAGCTCATCCTCCTTCCAGAGTTAGACGTAAGGTGTATGAGTTCTCTTGTCTTTTGCCTGATACTCTTAAATTTGAACGAGTTCCCCATGGGGATATCTGGGAAAGTCTATTCAACAATCATATTCCAGGTAAAGAAGATATAGGATTGTATTTCTTTACAAGtgagaaagaaag GTTTAAGAGATATTTTGCTCTGGTGGAGTTCATGCGTAGCAAAGATTTGGTGATGAGAACACTTATAAATGATGTTGAGCTGCTTATACTTGCATCCACAACCCTGTGTAGTGATTCTCAAA AATGGAACCGCGAGTACTTCATATGGGGATTATTTTACCGCATGGGACAAGACACAGATGGATGTGCTAAGGAGGCAGCAACAAAGTGA